From the genome of Colletotrichum destructivum chromosome 10, complete sequence, one region includes:
- a CDS encoding Putative major facilitator superfamily, MFS transporter superfamily, giving the protein MADATSTAADDAKSRRSDVEHLEQDLQKPHIETDDVQQQHPEIYMQALARYPNDESIDQAEEKRLLRKLDMRILPLLGICYFFYYVDKTTLSYAAIFGLKEGLHLKGEEYSWLSSSFYFGWLVWAIPSNLIMQRCRPAWYLSFNIFMWGALLMAQAAAQNFGGLLALRVLSGAFEAIADPAFMLITSMYYTRSEQPSRIAAWYAWNGVGVAGGGLIGYGIGNIKGALASWRYEFLVVGAFCAFWAIILAVMLPNSPRTIWGFTHDEKLIMIARMRRNQTGIEQRRINWGQIKEAYLDYKTWLFTLLGFMSNVPNGGISNFSTLVIKGLGFGTLETALLGIPQGALVVIWIGLGALANRYLPANSRTLVCALFMLPTIGGALGFLLAPADAYIGRLICFYLTGSYQASFVLSLSLITSNTGGQSKKMIVSGMIWFGACIGNIASPFFYKANQAPSYHLGIGSLLVANCIELALFFVFRYAFIWENKKKERLRAEMRASGNYVADELNATAFTDMTDKENPNFEYVY; this is encoded by the exons ATGGCCGATGCCACTTCCACCGCCGCGGATGACGCCAAGTCCCGCAGGAGCGACGTCGAACACCTCGAGCAAGACCTCCAGAAACCTCACATCGAGACCGATGATGtccagcaacaacacccaGAGATCTACATGCAGGCCCTGGCGAGGTACCCGAACGATGAATCGATAgaccaggccgaggagaagcgtCTCCTCCGCAAGCTCGACATGCGCATTCTGCCTCTGCTTGGAATCTGCTACTTCTTCTACTACGTCGACAAGACCACCTT ATCGTACGCCGCAATCTTCGGTCTGAAAGAGGGCCTCCACCTCAAAGGCGAAGAGTACTCATggctctcgagctccttctACTTCGGATGGCTCGTCTGGGCCATCCCCTCCAACCTCATCATGCAGCGTTGCCGGCCGGCATGGTACCTCTCCTTCAACATCTTCATGTGGGGAGCCCTGCTCATGGCGCAGGCCGCGGCCCAGAACTTTGGTGGTCTCCTCGCTCTGCGAGTTCTCTCGGGAGCCTTTGAGGCCATTGCGGATCCCGCCTTCATGTTGATCACCTCCATGTACTACACCCGCTCCGAGCAGCCCTCTCGCATCGCGGCGTGGTATGCCTGGAACGGCGTTGGTGTTGCCGGCGGTGGTCTCATCG GCTACGGGATCGGAAACATCAAAGGCGCCCTCGCATCATGGCGATACgagttcctcgtcgtcggcgccttcTGCGCCTTCTgggccatcatcctcgccgtcatgCTGCCCAACTCGCCCCGGACGATCTGGGGCTTCACCCACGATGAGAAGCTCATCATGATCGCCCGCATGCGCCGCAACCAGACGGGCATCGAGCAGCGCCGCATCAACTGGGGCCAGATCAAGGAGGCCTACCTCGACTACAAGACCTGGCTCTTCACCCTGCTGGGTTTCATGTCCAACGTGCCCAACGGCGGCATCTCCAACTTCTCCACCCTGGTCATCAAGGGCCTTGGCTTCGGGACGCTCGAGACGGCGCTGCTTGGCATCCCCCAGGGCGCCTTGGTCGTCATCTGGATCGGACTTGGTGCCTTGGCGAACAGATATTTGCCGGCCAACAGCCGCACGCTTGTGTGCGCTCTCTTCATGCTGCCCACCATTGGCGGAGCTCTTGGCTTTCTCTTGGCACCGGCTGACGCCTACATCGGCCGGTTGATCTGCTT TTACCTTACTGGCTCATACCAGGCCTCCTTCGTCCTCTCTCTGTCCCTTATCACTTCCAACACAGGCGGCCAGTCCAAGAAGATGATCGTCTCCGGCATGATCTGGTTCGGCGCCTGCATCGGCAACATTGCGAGCCCCTTCTTCTACAAGGCCAACCAGGCTCCCTCGTACCACCTGGGCATCGGATCGCTCTTGGTCGCCAACTGCATCGAgctcgccctcttcttcgtctttcGCTACGCCTTTATCTgggagaacaagaagaaggagaggcTGCGGGCGGAGATGCGGGCGAGCGGCAACTACGTGGCGGACGAGCTCAATGCTACCGCTTTCACCGACATGACAGACAAGGAGAACCCCAACTTTGAGTACGTTTATTAA
- a CDS encoding Putative cytochrome P450, with protein MIEPLLEVIPTITIPICCLILFLVCSLLWRASPVSQEPPVLRSKLPFLGHFLSLLKFKYQYHVNNHKKYNLSAYTLPILGGKLYVASSPQLAASVFEKRTLSFEPLIDSFVRTLVGLDGQGMQLWTDPEFRTAIFRVLYRGLGGQSLADLTTGAVSKAADFFNELSPGQLEVVDFYAWIRKVVATNVMSCFYGDLSPFSNPRVLQSFWTYNDEMHKLLPGIAPSLVAANAYEARTEVIKALETYIRKENDFGDDVPQFTRDRFNAERKFGMSIHDSAKIEVLLATALANVPTLTYWLITHIYNQPELLARIREELLGAAVQDDSTSAEELQITLRLGEIKDRCPLLFSCLQETQRHNIVDSITRTVMKDTAISDGGRSYLLKKGNSVQMPLSVLHANPNVWGDDSDVWIGDRSLKLGYMTSTPPGFHPFGGGKHICPGRHLANSLTIGFAAQLLLNFDVSGVDDSILRVPKAEVPWPTTGIGRPESKQDLGARISRRKGWEHVKWSVVC; from the exons ATGATCGAACCTCTGCTGGAAGTGATTCCGACCATCACTATCCCCATATGCTGTCTGATATTGTTTCTCGTCTGCAGCCTTCTCTGGCGGGCGTCCCCAGTCTCGCAAGAACCCCCAGTCCTGCGCTCCAAGTTGCCTTTCCTAGGGCATTTCCTGAGTCTTCTAAAATTCAAATACCAGTATCATGTCAATAATCA CAAAAAGTACAACCTGTCTGCGTACACATTGCCTATCCTCGGCGGCAAACTTTACGTAGCATCATCGCCACAACTAGCAGCATCCGTTTTTGAGAAGCGCACGCTCAGCTTCGAGCCTCTGATCGATAGCTTTGTCCGCACCCTAGTAGGCCTGGACGGCCAGGGAATGCAGCTGTGGACTGATCCCGAGTTCCGCACCGCCATATTTAGAGTCCTCTACAGAGGCCTCGGTGGACAGTCGCTGGCTGATCTCACCACGGGGGCTGTCAGCAAGGCAGCCGACTTTTTCAACGAACTATCACCGGGCCAGCTGGAAGTGGTTGATTTTTATGCTTGGATCCGCAAAGTCGTGGCCACAAACGTCATGAGTTGCTTTTACGGGGATCTGAGCCCGTTCAGTAATCCAAGAGTCTTGCAGAGTTTCTG GACGTACAATGATGAGATGCACAAACTCCTGCCCGGCATCGCGCCCTCGctggtcgccgccaacgcctaCGAAGCAAGAACCGAAGTAATCAAGGCTTTGGAAACATACATCAGAAAAGAAAATGACTTCGGAGATGACGTACCCCAGTTCACCAGAGACAGATTCAACGCCGAGCGAAAGTTCGGCATGTCCATCCACGACAGCGCCAAGATCGAGGTCCTTCTGGCCACCGCTCTTGCGAACGTTCCCACGCTGACGTATTGGCTCATCACCCATATCTACAACCAGCCCGAGCTTCTGGCCAGGATCCGGGAGGAGCTACTCGGCGCTGCAGTCCAAGACGATTCCACcagcgccgaggagctccagATCACGCTACGCCTCGGCGAAATCAAAGATCGATGTCCCCTGCTCTTCTCGTGTCTTCAAGAGACGCAACGTCACAACATTGTCGATAGCATCACCAGAACGGTGATGAAGGACACGGCGATATCGGACGGTGGCCGGTCCTATCTCCTCAAAAAAGGGAATAGTGTCCAAATGCCCCTCAGCGTTTTACACGCCAACCCGAACGTATGGGGGGACGATTCCGATGTTTGGATCGGTGACAGATCACTGAAACTGGGCTATATGACATCTACGCCGCCTGGTTTCCACCCGTTCGGTGGCGGTAAGCACATTTG CCCCGGTCGCCACCTTGCAAACAGCTTGACTATCGGGTTCGCTGCCCAGTTGCTTCTCAATTTCGACGTCAGTGGCGTTGACGACAGCATTCTTCGGGTCCCGAAGGCTGAAGTTCCTTGGCCAACGACCGGGATTGGGAGACCGGAGTCGAAACAGGACTTGGGAGCCCGAATCAGCCGACGGAAAGGATGGGAGCATGTCAAGTGGTCTGTAGTGTGCTAA
- a CDS encoding Putative metal-dependent hydrolase, composite domain superfamily, hydantoinase/dihydropyrimidinase produces MEVDLIIDNATVATASDIHQNQEIVVRDGKILAVGQGLKSVFSAKQVIDAQHGFVMPGGVDSHVHLDQDNSPTGDNFETGTRSAVAGGTTTILAFATQDRNQESLHPAVTDYHSRANAKSYCDYGFHIILTNPTQTILRDELPHYVNEGITSVKLYMTYEPMQLRDGEILDVMMATRSLGMTTMVHAENADMISWITRRLAEQKLTAPYYHAISRPNIAEDEATYRVIALAELSDVPILIVHMSSKTAATHVRSAQTRLLPIHAETCPHYLYLTADALRPNDPAHDAFSGAKHICSPPLREDRLDLEAMWAGIINGTFTTFSSDHAPSKYDHPSGKKAGLGGDGSMRYDNVPNGLPGVETRMPVLFQGGVLSGRVSPQKFVEVTATNPAKLYGLGKTKGTIAAGYDADFVIWYPTAEQNSGGVTMEPFVLENEMLHHDIDYSPFEGMKFENWPRYTIVRGKVVWDRDNGGVVGEMGYGEFLRRGRSTLSKPRNQWVNEFQPVPEVKN; encoded by the exons ATGGAAGTTGATCTCATCATTGACAATGCCACGGTG GCGACAGCATCCGATATCCATCAGAACCAAGAAATTGTCGTTCGCGATGGCAAGATCCTTGCCGTTGGGCAAGGCTTGAAGTCCGTCTTCTCAGCGAAGCAAGTCATCGACGCCCAGCATGGCTTTGTCATGCCCGGCGGCGTGGACTCTCACGTTCATCTCGACCAA GACAATTCACCAACAGGAGACAACTTTGAGACGGGCACAAGGTCAGCCGTCGCCGGTGGCACAACAAccatcctcgccttcgccacCCAGGACCGCAACCAGGAGTCCCTCCACCCAGCCGTCACGGACTACCACTCCCGCGCCAACGCCAAGTCCTACTGCGACTACGGCTTCCACATCATCCTCACGAACCCGACCCAAACCATCCTGCGCGACGAACTCCCCCACTACGTGAACGAGGGCATCACCTCCGTGAAACTGTACATGACCTATGAGCCGATGCAGCTCCGTGACGGCGAGATCCTGGACGTCATGATGGCGACGCGGAGCCTGGGCATGACGACCATGGTCCacgccgagaacgccgacATGATCTCCTGGATAACCCGCCGGCTAGCTGAGCAGAAGCTCACGGCGCCGTACTACCACGCCATCAGCAGGCCCaacatcgccgaggacgaggcgacgTACCGCGTCATcgcgctggccgagctctcCGACGTGCCCATTCTCATCGTTCACATGTCTTCGAAGACGGCCGCGACGCACGTCAGAAGCGCGCAGACGAGGCTGCTTCCCATCCATGCGGAGACGTGTCCGCACTACCTTTACCTCACCGCCGACGCGCTGCGGCCGAACGATCCCGCACATGACGCCTTCTCCGGCGCGAAGCACATCTGCAGTCCGCCGCTGAGGGAAGACCGCCTGGATTTGGAGGCGATGTGGGCGGGTATCATCAACGGGACGTTCACGACGTTCAGTTCGGACCACGCGCCGAGCAAGTACGATCACCCCTCGGGGAAGAAGGCTGGCCTGGGCGGTGACGGGTCGATGAGATACGACAACGTCCCCAACGGGCTCCCGGGCGTGGAGACGCGCATGCCGGTGTTGTTCCAGGGGGGCGTGCTGTCGGGAAGGGTGTCTCCGCAGAAGTTCGTcgaggtgacggcgacgaatCCCGCGAAGCTGTATGGCTTGGGCAAGACGAAGGGTACCATCGCTGCGGGCTACGATGCCGACTTCGTGATCTGGTATCCGACTGCTGAGCAGAACTCCGGAGgggtgacgatggagccCTTCGTGCTGGAAAACGAGATGCTTCATCACGATATTGACTATTCTCCCTTTGAAGGCATGAAGTTTGAAAATTGGCCGAGGTATACCATAGTCAGGGGCAAGGTTGTCTGGGATCGCGATAATGGGGGCGTTGTTGGTGAGATGGGGTATGGCGAGTTTCTGCGTCGTGGGAGGAGCACGTTGAGCAAGCCGCGGAACCAGTGGGTAAACGAGTTCCAGCCGGTACCGGAGGTTAAGAACTGA